From the Flavobacterium gyeonganense genome, the window AATTATTGTTACTTTCACCAACTAATAAATGTAACCAAACCTGATATGAATAATTTCGACTGGACTCAATTAATAAACCCTGAATTTTACATCACATTAAGCATTGGAGGTTTTCAGATTGGTTTATTTATTGTTTTGTTTATCGTTTTTGCTGAAACAGGACTTTTTGCAGGTTTTTTTCTGCCAGGAGACAGCTTGTTGTTTTTAGCGGGAATTTACAGTCGGGAATTAATAGAGAATATGGTTTATATTCCTAATGATTTTTTAAACGTCTTTTTACTGGCATTTATGGTAGCAGTAATGGGTGTTTTAGGAAATATGACCGGATATTGGTTTGGTGCTAAAAGCGGATACTATTTATTCAAAAAAAGAAGATTCTTTTTGGTTTAAAAAGAAATACCTCTTACAATCGAAGGATTTCTTCGAAAAGTATGGAGGTAAAGCTATTATTTATGCAAGATTTCTACCAATTTTCAGGACATTTGCCCCAATTATTGCAGGTATAGTTTCTATGGATAAAAAGAAATTTATGTTCTATAATATTTTGAGCTCTTTTCTATGGTCTTTTATATTGATTTTTGCAGGTCATTACTTATACGGAGTATTTTTAAAACAAGGAATCGATCTGAAACATCATATCGAATATATCATTATAATCATTGTGGTTATCTCTACATTTCCTGTTTTGTTGAAACTTTTAAAGAAAAGACCAATTGAGAAAATCTAATTTTTAATCTATTTAAAATTTTAGATGTTTCCAAAAAGATTAAAAATTGATCTTGCGAAACGCGAATTATTTTTTTCTTCCACAGTTTCATAACAGGAGAAGCCTAAAATAATTTTAATTCCCGGAGGTATGCTGTTTAAGATGTCTCTTTTTTGTTCATCGAGAAGCAATTTTAAACTTGAAGCTACTTCAGCATTATACTTTAAATAAGAAAGGATAAGCAATGTAGAAAAGTTTAAAACTTCACGTGCTGTTTCACTTTTGATGCCGACTTCATTCGAAATCATTTCAGTAATTCTGGCTTTTTTGCTGGTGAAAATTTTTTCTAAAAAGTGATTTCCTTCTGATTTATAATTTTCATCCACAGACAAAATTCTGGAAGAAGTAAAATCAACTTCTTTGTAAAATGTTGATTCTGTTACAAGCTCAGTCATTTCCGTTAAAGCTTTTTCATCAAAATTGTTATAGCATCCCATTAAAACAGTTCCCAGCGAGACATCGATAGCCTTAATTAGTAAAGCATCATTTTCGAAATAGAATTTGTTCAGTTTTGAGATGACATTAGATGAGATAAAACGGCGTAGTTCAATTTGTAGATTTGGGGTCATAATTGTTACGGGATTAGTTAATAATTGCTGTCAATAAACCGATTAAATGTGGTATTTTGTCGATTATAGTGATAAAAATATAAAATAAATTAACATATCCAAAAAATAAGTTAAATATATTGTTTTAACTTTTGTGTAATTTAATTAACAAATTATGATATTATCAACGAATATAATACTTTGTATTAATACCAAGTAGCAATTATTTAGAATAAAAAAAAGATTTTTTATTTGAACTATGTTAAAAATAAGAAAATACTTAAGTATTTATTGAGTAATTAAAACAATAAAACTCTGTTTTTCCAAACTATAGTAAGAAATGATCCAAAATAAATAACGCACATTAAAAAATTGATAAAACCGGAGGCTAAAAAACCAATTAGTGAACCTGTTGCAGCCTTAAATGCTCTTCTATGATCTTTAGAATCGTATAGCATTTCACCTATGAATGCCCCTGCAAATGGGCCTATAATTATTCCAAAAGGAATTGGTGTAAGGATACCAACTATAAGACCAATATTAGTTCCCCAAATGCCGTATGAGCTGCCGCCAAAACGTTTAGTTCCCTTGGCTGGAATCACATAATCTAAAATCGTGATAATAATCATGATGATAAAAGTAATTCCTAAAACCCAGTAATTATTTTCAACCGCTTTGGTTAAATACAGTAATAACAAACCAACCCAACAACTTGACAGCCCGGGTAAAACGGGCAAAAAACTTCCCATGATTCCTATAATCATGCAGATAAAACCAAGTAAAACTAATACTAAATCCATGCTAAAAACCGTTGTAAATTTTAATTGTAAATTTATGCCATCTATTGAATCATCACTTATAAAGTAATGAAAAAATAGTTCATAATTTCTCTTTGAAGAATATTTGCAATACAAAGTTTACCAAAAAATAATCGTATTTTTACAATATTAGTCAAATCAACATCAAAATCTTGAAACGTTTTTCTCTTTTTTTTGTTTTCATATCTTTAAATTCTTGTCAATATTTTGAGAAGCAGATACCTTCTGAAAAAGAATTGCTTCAAAAAGAATTAAAATCAATCAACTGGAAAGTAGTTGATGAATACCCCTCTTTGCCAGACTGCGAGAAAATCAACGATAAAAGTCAGCGACAGCAATGTTTTTTCGAAATCATGTCGAGGCTTATTCAGGAAAAACTGGATATAGATACACTCTCCATTTTGTATCCCGAATTAGATACCATAGAAGTTAAAGTAACTGTTTTTCCTAATGCGACCCTGGAATTTGAGCCGCAGTTCCCTAAGGATTCAGTGACTTATGACACGATAAAAATCGATAGTATTCTTCGTGCACGATTGATAGATTTTCCAAAAGTGAATCCAGCCATTAAACGTGGAATTCCCGTTAAATCACAATTTATTTTACCTGTCATTCTTAAGGAAAAGAAAAATAAATTAAATGAGAAGGATTTAAAGTAGCTGTTCCTGCTGTCCGTTATATCTTTTTATTTTTAAAGAAAAAATAAAAAGGATGTTTCTCCCATCAGGGCTAGGCAGTAAGATTAAAAATAAAATTATACTTTAAACCGACGGTTTTTCCATTCATAAGAGCCAAACAAACTGTATAAAGCTACAGCCGAACTAAAAAAGGGATAAAACAGACTACTCAAAAACCAACTTTTTAGATGGCCTTTAGTCAAATAAAGACTGGTGATATAAAGCAAAACAAAATCTATAAAAAACTTAAGAAAAGCAAACAAAACAAAAATAGGATACGACCAGATTCCAAAAAGGAGAAATAAAAATCCAATAACGAAACTTAAATTTCCAAAGAAAACAACCAGTCCCAATAACTTTCCAAACGCACTTTGATACGAACTTGTCTTTGCCGCCCAGCGCACTCTTTGATAAAATAAAGTTTTCCAGGTTTCAGTGGGTTTGGTGGTTACGATAGCTTCTTCATCTTTTAAATAATGAACTTCTTTTGGGAATTTCCGAATTGCTTTCTGCAATAAAAAAACATCATCTCCGCTGGCAATTTTATCGTTTCCTTCAAAGCCGTTTAAGCTTTCAAATAATGATTTTGTATACGCAAAATTGGCGCCATTGCACATAAAAGCATAGTCAAGTCCAAAACTTCCGATGGTAGCTCCTTGCAGGCTTGTTAAATCCAATTGCTGGAAATGATCTAAAAATGAATTTTTGCAATCATACCTAACTGCCCCTGCGAGCATCGAGATTTTATTTTCCTGAATATAATTGTCGAATGATAAAAGCCAGTTTTCAGGAACAATACAATCGGCATCGGTGGTAATAACCCATTCGGTTTTTACATGCTGCATTGCGGTTGTGATGGCATCTTTTTTAGGAGATTTTGACATACGAATAGTATCAACTGTAGAAACCTGAAACCTGAAACCTGAAACCTCAAACTTTTCTTCTGAAGAATCATCAACCAAAATCACTTCAAATAAATCAAGTGGGTAATTTAATTTCGAAAAGCTTTCTAAAAGTAGGGGCAAATTTTTTGCTTCATTGCGAAACGGAACTATAATCGTAAAACTTGTTTTAGGTTCTAAATCTGATTTTTGATATTTTTTGACTTTGAAAAAACCATAAATCAGCAAGCCGATTGTTATGACATAAATTTTTAATATGACAAACAATATCAGGCTCATACAGCAGTTTTTGTTTTAAAATTCAAAACATAATAACTTCCTAAAACTACAGGAAGAACTACATTTAAAAACCACATTAAAGTGCTGATGAAAACCACAATCCATTCGTTTACACCCAGAATTCCGAAGAAATAAATCGCAACGCTGCCTTTTACCGCAAAATCCAAAAACTGAAATGTTGGCAATGATGAAGCTAAAAAATATACAGAAGTGATGGCTGCCATTAAGGTTAAATAAGGTAGTTGAACTTTAAAAGCGAGAAACAAAAAGTAATATTGGTGCGAAAAAACCAAATAACGGCAAATGCCTAAAAATATATTTTTTTGATGAACTGGCTTTGGGATTTCATTGATTTTATGAATCAGTTTTTCAATTGAATATCCTTTAACTTTTATCTTTTTTATTGAAAATAACAGAATCAGAATAAATACAA encodes:
- a CDS encoding DUF937 domain-containing protein produces the protein MTPNLQIELRRFISSNVISKLNKFYFENDALLIKAIDVSLGTVLMGCYNNFDEKALTEMTELVTESTFYKEVDFTSSRILSVDENYKSEGNHFLEKIFTSKKARITEMISNEVGIKSETAREVLNFSTLLILSYLKYNAEVASSLKLLLDEQKRDILNSIPPGIKIILGFSCYETVEEKNNSRFARSIFNLFGNI
- a CDS encoding DUF456 domain-containing protein, producing MDLVLVLLGFICMIIGIMGSFLPVLPGLSSCWVGLLLLYLTKAVENNYWVLGITFIIMIIITILDYVIPAKGTKRFGGSSYGIWGTNIGLIVGILTPIPFGIIIGPFAGAFIGEMLYDSKDHRRAFKAATGSLIGFLASGFINFLMCVIYFGSFLTIVWKNRVLLF
- a CDS encoding glycosyltransferase family 2 protein, with product MSLILFVILKIYVITIGLLIYGFFKVKKYQKSDLEPKTSFTIIVPFRNEAKNLPLLLESFSKLNYPLDLFEVILVDDSSEEKFEVSGFRFQVSTVDTIRMSKSPKKDAITTAMQHVKTEWVITTDADCIVPENWLLSFDNYIQENKISMLAGAVRYDCKNSFLDHFQQLDLTSLQGATIGSFGLDYAFMCNGANFAYTKSLFESLNGFEGNDKIASGDDVFLLQKAIRKFPKEVHYLKDEEAIVTTKPTETWKTLFYQRVRWAAKTSSYQSAFGKLLGLVVFFGNLSFVIGFLFLLFGIWSYPIFVLFAFLKFFIDFVLLYITSLYLTKGHLKSWFLSSLFYPFFSSAVALYSLFGSYEWKNRRFKV